Proteins from a genomic interval of Thamnophis elegans isolate rThaEle1 chromosome 2, rThaEle1.pri, whole genome shotgun sequence:
- the LOC116502437 gene encoding gastrula zinc finger protein XlCGF71.1-like: MAMWTETKGKLFECPDCEKCFCDNSSLLRHQRTHTGEKPFECPDQCSLVIHQRTHTGEKNLLDVHDCGKVLVTIPACFSYNSSLVIHQRTHTGEKPFECPDCGKSFSQHSNLMAHQRTHTGEKPFKCPDCEKSFSKTCNLVQHQRTHTGEKPFKCPDCEKSFSANCNLVIHQMTHTGEKPFECPDCEKRFTARSILVLHQRTHTGEKPFECPVCGKSFSQNFSKTCNLVQHQRTHTGEKPFKCPDCASLLDFDSCGFIAPLRD, encoded by the exons ATGGCAATGTGGACTGAAACCAAGGGAAAactgtttgaatgtcctgattgtgagaaaTGTTTCTGTGATAATTCCAGCCTCTTGAGACACCAGagaactcatacaggagagaaaccctttgaatgtcctgacc AATgcagcctggtgatacaccaaagaactcacacaggagagaaaaacCTTTTGGATGTCCATGATTGTGGAAAAGTTTTAGtgacaattccagcctg tttcagttacAATTCTagtctggtgatacaccagaggactcacacaggagagaaaccgtttgaatgccctgattgtgggaaaagtttcagtcagcatTCCAATCTCATGGctcaccagagaactcacacaggagagaaacccttcaaatgCCCCGATTGTGAGAAAAGTTTCAGCAAGACCTGCAACCTGgttcaacaccagaggactcacacaggagagaaacccttcaaatgCCCTGATTGTGAGAAAAGTTTCAGTGCCAATTgcaacctggtgatacaccagatgactcacacaggagagaaaccctttgaatgtcctgattgtgagaaaaGGTTCACTGCTAGGTCTATCCTGGTgttacaccagagaactcacacaggagagaaaccgtttgaatgtcctgtttgtggaaaaagttttagtcagaa tttcagCAAGACCTGCAACCTGgttcaacaccagaggactcacacaggagagaaacccttcaaatgCCCTGATT gCGCCTCCTTGTTAGACTTTGACAGCTGTGGGTTCATTGCACCACTAAGGGACTGA